The following proteins come from a genomic window of Synechococcus sp. BIOS-E4-1:
- a CDS encoding nitrate/nitrite transporter: MSPRPPGGRPAHDAAQRHLKACHLRAKRARQGWRPWILFGIASLFYFYEFFARVAPGVLHSELIKVSGASEGVFGFSMSLYFLAYAPAQLLVGRLLDRHGVRAVAAPAAVLVALGCLLFATADNIVLMGLGRFFQGLGSSVAYLGVIYLSLIWLPPQRHGMVPGMVTGIGTLGAATAQFPLLLISDHFGWRMPLLICTVAGMIIACLIWLYLPRRPSWFIELMREDGFDPNSPEPMGFQLNRILHIRNLWILSLAAAGVYLPVSVIGDLWGVSFFSIEAGLPDDQASLITTLVFIGFAIGGVVSGHWSDRIGRRKVLFTSGAVSAACFALLLCFTSRLPVSLVAVLVAALGLTSGSQALAFVMVADTAKRHTRAITLAFLNFIVMFFPVIVQPTVGLFSQWGLPAGTRPSSIQELQGYAVVVVGMLAAAGLSLLVQDTKPRDEEGILLSH; this comes from the coding sequence ATGTCACCACGCCCTCCCGGAGGCAGACCAGCACATGATGCGGCCCAACGCCATCTCAAGGCCTGCCATCTGCGCGCCAAGCGTGCCCGGCAGGGTTGGCGGCCCTGGATATTGTTCGGTATCGCATCGCTCTTCTACTTCTACGAGTTCTTTGCACGGGTCGCTCCCGGCGTGCTGCACTCTGAGCTGATCAAGGTTTCCGGCGCCAGCGAAGGTGTGTTCGGTTTCTCCATGAGTCTGTATTTTCTGGCCTATGCGCCTGCGCAGCTGCTTGTTGGCCGTCTGCTGGATCGCCATGGTGTTCGTGCCGTTGCAGCTCCGGCAGCGGTGCTTGTTGCGCTCGGATGCCTCCTTTTCGCCACAGCAGACAACATTGTCCTGATGGGTCTGGGACGGTTCTTCCAGGGGCTTGGCAGTTCCGTGGCCTATCTGGGAGTGATCTATCTCTCACTGATCTGGCTGCCGCCTCAGCGTCACGGCATGGTTCCTGGGATGGTCACCGGCATCGGCACGCTGGGGGCTGCGACAGCGCAGTTTCCCCTGCTGCTGATTTCAGATCACTTCGGATGGAGGATGCCGCTGTTGATCTGCACCGTGGCTGGCATGATCATCGCCTGCTTGATCTGGCTCTATTTACCGAGACGACCGAGCTGGTTCATCGAGTTGATGCGAGAGGACGGCTTCGATCCGAACAGCCCTGAACCGATGGGATTTCAGCTCAACAGAATTCTGCACATCCGCAATCTGTGGATTCTTTCGCTCGCCGCCGCGGGTGTTTATCTGCCGGTTTCTGTGATCGGTGATCTCTGGGGTGTGTCCTTCTTCAGTATCGAGGCCGGTCTTCCTGATGATCAAGCCAGTCTGATCACCACCCTGGTGTTCATCGGCTTCGCTATCGGCGGTGTGGTCTCCGGCCACTGGTCCGATCGCATTGGTCGCCGCAAGGTTCTGTTCACATCAGGTGCCGTCAGTGCAGCCTGCTTTGCTCTGCTGCTCTGTTTCACAAGTCGTCTTCCTGTCAGCCTTGTGGCTGTGCTGGTGGCCGCTCTGGGGCTCACCTCGGGAAGTCAGGCTCTGGCCTTTGTGATGGTGGCCGATACCGCCAAGCGGCATACGCGAGCGATCACGCTTGCCTTCCTCAATTTCATCGTGATGTTTTTCCCGGTGATTGTGCAGCCGACCGTGGGTCTGTTTTCCCAATGGGGGCTGCCGGCGGGAACACGACCCTCATCCATCCAGGAGCTGCAGGGATATGCCGTTGTGGTGGTGGGGATGCTGGCCGCGGCTGGCCTGAGTCTTCTTGTGCAGGACACCAAGCCGCGAGATGAGGAAGGCATTCTGTTGAGTCATTGA